One window of the Halonatronomonas betaini genome contains the following:
- a CDS encoding ABC transporter ATP-binding protein, which produces MTESLLELKNVSLHFPIRAIGRSGEKVRAMDDVNLTINKGEIVALVGESGSGKTTTARAVARIYSPTGGKVIFQGEDIYAPEYKKKIDWYRKQVQMIFQDPFGALNPTHKIRSILSRPFIIHNICPKSEIEEKMVEVLTEVGLEPAEQFLDKFPHELSGGQLQRINIARAISVEPVLLLADEPTSMLDVSIRMTIMNMIKNFRDKDQISYLYITHNLAGARYIADRIAVMYAGMLVEIGPTDEVIQQARHPYTKLLRSAAPQPEKGFREEKMGSTGDIPSLIDPPSGCRFHPRCPYRKPECSQTIPEMNQLNDSHQVRCILYKDGNIPELD; this is translated from the coding sequence ATGACAGAGTCATTATTAGAATTAAAAAATGTTTCTCTCCATTTTCCAATTAGAGCAATAGGTCGTTCTGGCGAGAAAGTTAGGGCAATGGATGATGTCAATCTAACAATTAATAAGGGGGAGATAGTTGCATTAGTTGGTGAATCAGGAAGTGGCAAGACAACAACAGCTAGAGCTGTGGCTAGAATTTATAGCCCAACAGGAGGGAAGGTAATCTTTCAGGGGGAAGATATCTATGCACCTGAATATAAAAAGAAAATTGACTGGTATCGGAAACAGGTTCAGATGATATTCCAGGATCCTTTTGGTGCACTCAATCCAACCCATAAAATTAGATCTATCTTAAGCAGACCATTTATCATCCATAATATCTGCCCTAAATCAGAAATAGAAGAAAAAATGGTCGAAGTTTTAACAGAGGTAGGACTTGAACCAGCTGAGCAGTTTTTAGATAAATTTCCCCATGAACTTTCAGGGGGACAGCTCCAAAGAATCAATATAGCTAGAGCTATTTCAGTTGAGCCAGTTCTTCTTTTGGCTGATGAACCAACATCTATGCTTGATGTTTCAATTAGAATGACAATTATGAATATGATTAAAAACTTTAGAGATAAAGATCAAATCTCTTATCTTTATATTACTCATAATCTGGCTGGAGCAAGATATATAGCAGATAGAATAGCAGTAATGTATGCCGGTATGCTTGTTGAAATTGGGCCAACAGATGAAGTGATTCAGCAAGCAAGACATCCCTATACAAAACTATTAAGGTCAGCAGCTCCACAGCCAGAAAAAGGTTTTAGGGAAGAAAAAATGGGTTCAACAGGTGACATTCCTAGTCTGATAGATCCACCATCAGGTTGTCGTTTCCATCCCCGTTGTCCATACAGAAAGCCTGAATGCAGCCAGACCATACCTGAAATGAATCAACTCAATGATAGTCATCAGGTCCGTTGTATTCTCTATAAAGATGGCAATATACCAGAATTAGATTAA
- a CDS encoding ABC transporter permease has product MKYFLRKTGWLLFAILIALLINFILPRLMPGDPAQIIVSRLDGVEPANLEAIRTAFGVDTDRNVILQFGDYLVNVAQGDLGISISHYPTPVWVVLRKALPWTIGLIGLSTIISFLIGTFIGIFVGWYRRSKISDAIISLFLFIRSFPYFWLGLILVYFFAFERPWFPLGGSRAVTVSWAQRWEFIKSVAYHGILPAFTITISSLGYWLLTIRNNMINVLAEDYITVARAKGLSTSRIRNMYAARNAILPSISGFAMALGFIVGGSLITEIVFSYPGVGFMLYQAIQQQDYPLLQAIFLFITLGVLIANFLSDIAIMALDPRVRDGDAR; this is encoded by the coding sequence ATGAAGTATTTTTTAAGGAAAACAGGATGGCTTTTATTTGCAATCCTAATTGCCTTACTTATAAATTTTATATTACCTAGACTTATGCCAGGAGATCCTGCTCAGATAATAGTTAGTCGACTTGATGGAGTAGAACCGGCAAACCTGGAAGCAATCAGAACAGCCTTTGGAGTCGATACAGATAGAAATGTAATTCTCCAGTTTGGAGATTATTTAGTTAATGTTGCTCAGGGAGATCTTGGTATATCAATAAGCCATTATCCTACACCAGTCTGGGTTGTCCTAAGAAAAGCATTACCCTGGACAATTGGTCTTATTGGTTTATCAACCATTATAAGTTTTTTGATTGGAACATTTATAGGAATATTTGTTGGCTGGTATCGTAGAAGCAAAATTTCAGATGCCATTATAAGTTTATTTTTATTTATAAGGTCATTTCCATATTTTTGGCTTGGACTTATTCTTGTCTACTTTTTCGCCTTTGAAAGGCCGTGGTTTCCTTTAGGAGGCTCCAGGGCAGTTACAGTCTCCTGGGCTCAACGCTGGGAATTTATTAAATCAGTAGCCTATCATGGAATATTACCAGCTTTTACAATTACAATCAGTTCCCTTGGTTACTGGCTTCTTACAATAAGAAATAATATGATTAATGTTCTGGCTGAAGATTATATTACAGTAGCTAGAGCAAAAGGACTTTCAACATCTAGAATCAGAAATATGTATGCTGCTAGAAATGCTATATTACCATCGATTTCAGGCTTTGCCATGGCTCTGGGTTTTATAGTTGGTGGCAGTCTCATTACAGAGATAGTCTTTTCCTATCCAGGTGTAGGGTTTATGCTGTACCAGGCTATTCAGCAGCAGGACTATCCATTACTTCAGGCAATTTTCTTATTTATAACTTTAGGAGTACTAATAGCAAACTTCTTATCAGATATAGCCATAATGGCATTAGATCCAAGAGTACGGGACGGTGATGCAAGATGA
- a CDS encoding ABC transporter substrate-binding protein — protein MKKIIGVSMVLVLAFVLLTSTTILAADVNRGGIVEKTANVQGVIVQNYNPFSPNALHNTYGGFYETLVLANTHLGEIEPWLAHNHYWEDDLTTLVFELEEDVYWNDGEKFTADDVVFTLGLGQEHAEISQAGIWDSGLLEVNARDEYTVEFVFDQVNTTVMPSFGSIYIVPEHIWADIENPASWDGNEDPVGTGPFIHDEGSFTEMSYRMVSNPNYWQIGEDGEPLPYIDGVQYVGATGNEQAAMRIISGEIDWGTYFIANIDQTYVTRDPQNHNYWLPEGNIVYLSLNNGQEPFNNRNLRRAIAKSLDQERITQIMGSGAVPSNPAGVKSGFLDWIPEAAEENMVEFDPLKAREMFEAEGYEENSRGIYEKDGEALSFNLYVPTGWTDWITATEAISDQLAAVGVEASVRQVAWPSPFMDNLTDGDYHMSMGYANSGFSPYYQFDNILPSRLSAPIGESAESHSQVRYENETVDQAFRDYRATDDEELQMELIGTILTEFTYDMPMIPLFFNPTWFQYNTARFTGWPNEDDPYTSPNTAGMTKMKIFLNLQPVN, from the coding sequence ATGAAAAAAATTATTGGAGTTTCAATGGTATTAGTTCTGGCTTTCGTTTTATTAACATCTACAACTATACTGGCTGCTGATGTCAATCGTGGTGGTATAGTTGAAAAGACAGCCAACGTACAGGGGGTAATTGTTCAAAATTATAATCCATTCTCACCTAATGCACTTCATAACACTTATGGAGGGTTTTACGAAACATTAGTTCTTGCCAATACTCATTTAGGAGAGATCGAACCATGGCTGGCCCATAATCATTACTGGGAAGACGATTTAACAACTCTGGTCTTTGAACTAGAAGAAGATGTCTACTGGAATGATGGCGAGAAATTTACAGCCGATGATGTAGTCTTTACTTTAGGTTTAGGTCAGGAGCATGCAGAAATTAGTCAGGCTGGTATCTGGGATTCAGGACTTCTGGAAGTCAATGCTAGAGACGAATATACAGTTGAATTTGTTTTTGATCAGGTAAATACAACAGTAATGCCTAGTTTTGGTAGCATCTATATTGTTCCAGAGCATATCTGGGCAGATATTGAAAATCCAGCCAGTTGGGATGGTAATGAAGATCCTGTCGGAACTGGACCATTCATTCATGATGAAGGTAGCTTTACCGAAATGTCATATAGAATGGTTAGTAATCCTAACTACTGGCAAATTGGAGAAGATGGAGAACCACTTCCATATATCGATGGAGTCCAGTATGTTGGCGCTACCGGAAATGAACAGGCTGCTATGCGAATTATTTCTGGAGAAATAGACTGGGGAACCTATTTTATTGCAAATATCGATCAGACCTATGTTACCAGAGATCCCCAGAATCATAATTACTGGTTACCAGAAGGAAATATTGTTTATTTAAGTCTTAATAATGGTCAGGAACCATTTAATAATAGAAATTTAAGAAGAGCTATCGCTAAAAGTCTTGACCAAGAAAGAATAACCCAGATAATGGGCTCAGGTGCTGTGCCTTCCAATCCAGCCGGTGTTAAAAGTGGTTTCTTAGACTGGATTCCAGAAGCAGCAGAGGAAAACATGGTAGAATTTGATCCTTTAAAAGCTAGAGAAATGTTTGAAGCAGAAGGTTATGAAGAAAATAGCCGTGGAATTTATGAAAAAGATGGTGAAGCTTTATCATTTAATCTATATGTACCAACAGGCTGGACAGATTGGATAACAGCTACTGAAGCAATTAGTGATCAATTAGCAGCAGTCGGTGTAGAAGCCAGTGTCCGTCAGGTAGCCTGGCCATCACCTTTCATGGATAATTTAACAGATGGTGATTATCATATGTCCATGGGATATGCTAATTCAGGCTTCTCACCATATTATCAGTTTGATAATATCCTGCCTTCAAGATTATCAGCGCCTATCGGAGAAAGTGCTGAAAGCCATTCTCAAGTCAGGTATGAAAATGAAACTGTTGACCAGGCATTTAGAGATTATAGAGCTACAGATGATGAAGAATTACAGATGGAATTAATCGGTACAATTCTAACAGAATTCACATATGATATGCCAATGATTCCATTATTCTTTAATCCAACCTGGTTCCAGTATAATACTGCTCGTTTTACAGGCTGGCCAAATGAAGATGACCCATATACCTCTCCAAATACAGCAGGTATGACAAAGATGAAAATATTCTTAAACTTACAGCCAGTCAATTAG
- a CDS encoding DUF305 domain-containing protein has product MKKLIIVSLSVVLVFGLIGMNATAMQGNRGHMGRRTQDDIDQSFDDFENFGFGDMMGFGGMMGSGRMMHTSIESEYDFLIKMIPHHEEAVRTATTLRDNTDSEEMREFASEIIATQSEEIDQMNSYLDNWYSDRENDFVYEPMMGDYSDIESPQLEEAFLEDMIFHHMEAVMMSQQLLAQGLAEHEEVAELAVSISNSQREEIFMMRNWLADSYAASDQRFRGGMMGGMGMMRSPWFDSDISRFSDMSEEEIREIQRDELRTIVRIEVLMEEYRELIKEEAPEQELIELEDQIFELQDELNSTGIGFFSNMTGILSNRIRHHRSW; this is encoded by the coding sequence TTGAAAAAATTAATTATAGTTAGTCTGTCAGTAGTTTTAGTCTTTGGACTTATTGGAATGAATGCTACAGCTATGCAGGGTAATAGAGGTCATATGGGTAGAAGAACTCAGGATGATATAGATCAGTCATTTGACGATTTTGAAAACTTTGGATTTGGTGACATGATGGGTTTTGGAGGGATGATGGGCTCTGGCAGAATGATGCATACTTCAATTGAAAGTGAGTATGATTTCTTGATAAAAATGATACCTCACCATGAAGAAGCTGTTAGAACAGCAACAACTTTAAGAGATAATACAGATAGCGAAGAGATGAGAGAGTTTGCCAGTGAAATTATAGCAACTCAGAGTGAAGAGATTGATCAGATGAACAGCTATTTAGATAACTGGTATTCTGATAGAGAAAACGATTTTGTTTATGAACCAATGATGGGAGATTATTCAGATATAGAAAGCCCTCAGTTAGAAGAAGCTTTCTTAGAAGACATGATTTTTCATCATATGGAGGCAGTAATGATGTCACAGCAGTTATTAGCTCAGGGATTAGCTGAGCATGAGGAAGTTGCTGAACTGGCAGTTAGTATAAGCAATAGTCAGAGAGAAGAGATATTTATGATGAGAAACTGGCTTGCAGATTCTTATGCCGCTTCAGATCAAAGATTTAGAGGTGGCATGATGGGTGGCATGGGCATGATGAGAAGTCCCTGGTTTGATTCTGATATAAGTAGATTTTCAGATATGAGTGAAGAAGAAATTAGAGAAATTCAGAGAGATGAACTAAGAACAATCGTTAGAATTGAAGTATTAATGGAGGAATATCGAGAGCTAATTAAAGAAGAAGCTCCAGAGCAGGAACTAATAGAATTAGAAGATCAAATTTTTGAACTTCAGGATGAATTAAACAGCACAGGTATCGGTTTCTTTTCAAACATGACTGGAATTTTGTCAAATCGAATTAGACATCATCGCAGCTGGTAA
- a CDS encoding ABC transporter ATP-binding protein, producing the protein MAETILEIDNLTSGYQVKQGRVEAVKEVSFKLGSGEFLGIAGESGCGKSTLAYSILKLLEDNGQIFSGSINYGGQNLATLSDKAMKKVRWSKISMVFQSAMNALNPVITIKEQLLDAMYAHRPGLKEKEAIARAKELLELVNITPDRLYDYPHQLSGGMKQRIMIAMAMILQPDIIIMDEPTTALDVVVQRNIIEKIGDLQEKFGFSIIFITHDLSLLVEISDRLAIMYAGRLVELGNAEEIYKNPAHPYTEGLMASFPPLVGEIKEVGGIPGKPPDFFKLPTGCKFETRCPYAFARCKKENPEFKSYDSSGRLARCFLAGEER; encoded by the coding sequence ATGGCAGAAACTATATTAGAAATAGATAATTTGACATCAGGATACCAGGTTAAACAGGGCCGGGTTGAAGCAGTTAAAGAAGTCAGTTTTAAACTTGGTTCAGGAGAATTCCTGGGTATTGCTGGTGAATCAGGTTGCGGAAAATCAACTCTGGCCTATAGCATTTTAAAACTTTTAGAAGATAATGGCCAAATTTTTTCAGGCTCAATTAATTATGGAGGTCAGAATCTGGCAACTTTATCAGATAAAGCAATGAAAAAAGTTCGCTGGTCAAAGATATCAATGGTTTTTCAATCAGCCATGAATGCTCTAAATCCAGTTATAACAATTAAAGAACAACTACTGGATGCTATGTATGCTCATAGGCCAGGACTTAAAGAAAAAGAGGCTATTGCCAGGGCAAAAGAACTTCTGGAGCTTGTAAATATAACTCCAGATAGACTTTATGATTATCCACATCAGCTATCAGGTGGCATGAAACAGAGAATTATGATTGCCATGGCTATGATACTTCAACCAGATATAATTATTATGGATGAGCCAACAACAGCCCTGGATGTAGTTGTTCAAAGGAATATTATTGAAAAAATCGGTGATCTTCAGGAGAAATTTGGTTTTTCTATAATCTTTATAACCCATGATCTTTCACTGCTTGTTGAAATTTCAGATAGATTGGCTATTATGTATGCAGGCCGTCTGGTGGAACTAGGGAATGCTGAAGAAATTTATAAAAATCCAGCCCATCCTTATACAGAAGGGCTTATGGCATCATTTCCACCACTTGTAGGAGAGATTAAAGAAGTCGGCGGTATCCCTGGTAAACCACCTGACTTTTTCAAACTGCCAACAGGCTGTAAATTCGAAACCCGTTGTCCCTATGCCTTTGCCAGATGCAAAAAAGAAAATCCAGAATTTAAAAGCTATGACAGCTCAGGACGGCTGGCCCGTTGCTTTTTAGCAGGGGAGGAGAGATAA
- a CDS encoding exo-beta-N-acetylmuramidase NamZ family protein has product MSKNFKIKLGLEVLLEDTSDFNGTNVGLLTNHTGLTNNLKQNIDLIQSNNDLNLIRLFSPEHGIRGQAGAEENIDDTIDPISKLPVISLFGERRKPPVDKLKDLDILFYDIQDIGLRYYTYSSTLLLAIESCYQANTKLIVLDRPNPLGDQISGNIGSNEYSSFIGPDNLPYCYGMTSGELALWYQKNYLNGADVEVIPLEGYKGETFKPDDYRWVPTSPAIPSARTAQLYPFTCHLDSAGLDNGVGTANPFEYFGAPWLNPVKLIEKLETYNLKGLNWRPVYYRKESKRFASNEIQGLHLYLDEPEIASVERFNLSVLEIIIKDYPEKIDWSFWQEENDYFFDYFMKTNQVRKDMLAGRPINEILLEWSEERKDFKREVEKIRLY; this is encoded by the coding sequence TTGTCGAAAAATTTCAAGATAAAATTAGGACTCGAGGTTTTATTAGAAGATACCAGCGATTTTAACGGAACAAATGTTGGTCTTTTAACTAACCATACAGGGCTTACCAATAATCTTAAACAGAATATAGATCTTATTCAGTCAAACAATGACTTAAATCTGATAAGACTTTTTTCACCTGAACATGGTATTAGAGGCCAGGCTGGCGCTGAAGAAAACATTGATGATACGATAGATCCTATCAGTAAATTACCGGTCATCTCTCTTTTTGGGGAAAGGAGAAAGCCGCCAGTAGATAAACTTAAAGATCTTGATATTTTATTTTATGATATTCAGGATATTGGGCTAAGATATTATACCTACAGTTCAACTTTACTTCTTGCAATAGAAAGCTGTTATCAGGCAAATACAAAATTAATTGTCCTGGATAGGCCTAACCCATTAGGTGATCAAATATCAGGCAATATTGGTAGTAATGAATATAGTTCTTTTATTGGACCAGATAATTTACCATATTGTTATGGAATGACCTCAGGTGAACTTGCACTCTGGTATCAGAAGAACTATTTAAATGGAGCCGATGTTGAAGTTATTCCATTAGAAGGCTATAAAGGCGAGACTTTTAAACCAGATGATTATCGCTGGGTTCCGACTTCACCAGCAATACCATCAGCCAGAACTGCCCAGTTATATCCATTTACCTGTCACTTAGATAGTGCAGGACTTGATAACGGAGTCGGGACAGCTAATCCCTTTGAATACTTTGGAGCTCCCTGGCTAAATCCAGTTAAACTCATAGAAAAGTTAGAAACTTATAATTTAAAAGGTTTAAACTGGAGGCCAGTTTATTATAGAAAAGAGAGTAAAAGATTTGCCAGTAATGAAATACAGGGATTACATCTTTACCTTGATGAGCCTGAAATAGCATCAGTCGAGAGGTTTAATCTTTCAGTATTAGAGATTATTATTAAAGACTATCCAGAAAAAATCGACTGGAGTTTTTGGCAAGAAGAAAATGATTATTTCTTTGATTACTTTATGAAGACAAATCAGGTCAGAAAAGACATGCTGGCAGGCAGGCCTATTAATGAAATCTTACTGGAGTGGTCTGAAGAAAGAAAGGATTTTAAAAGAGAAGTTGAGAAGATCAGACTTTATTAA
- a CDS encoding MFS transporter, with translation MQPKQRDKILITMVIAIILSYLSWYNFSAVINFIIEDIELTPGQVGIIISAFQVGYVITVLLTGWLADRIGSREVVLYSTLGTAIFSTLFAWLAVDFWSALILRLLAGAFCGGIYAPGMSLLSNWFPSKERGKSIGAYIAGLTFSYAASYFIAPQIASQFSWRISILATSLPAFISVFIIYKFVKENPDSGLELKKSKINLERKEPGIQTEASPSPEGGFKGPAIITTSYMGHMWELYGFWGWIGPFMVSAAAAVGYEYSTASVIGGRLAAIIILIGAPAVWLMGKVSDIIGRTKTIIICSIASLIAQFFFGFLHGGSLIIITVIGLWIGFWVISDSACHSTGLTEMVQPEIRARSLGIQNALGFMVTAVSPTVFGYILEIYNEGINNITFASNWGLPFLTLGLGAILSPVAVFILRKVPQSDLMADGNK, from the coding sequence TTGCAGCCAAAACAGAGAGACAAGATCCTAATTACTATGGTAATAGCAATAATTTTGAGTTATCTAAGCTGGTATAACTTTTCAGCAGTGATCAATTTTATTATTGAAGATATTGAGCTAACACCAGGCCAGGTAGGTATTATTATTTCAGCTTTCCAGGTAGGTTACGTTATTACAGTCTTACTTACTGGCTGGTTAGCTGATAGAATAGGTTCCAGAGAAGTGGTTTTATATTCTACTCTAGGAACTGCAATATTTTCAACTCTATTTGCCTGGCTGGCAGTAGACTTCTGGTCTGCCCTTATTCTAAGGTTACTGGCAGGTGCTTTTTGTGGTGGTATTTATGCCCCTGGCATGTCACTTTTGTCAAATTGGTTTCCATCTAAAGAAAGGGGTAAATCTATTGGTGCTTATATAGCTGGATTAACCTTCTCCTATGCAGCCAGTTATTTTATAGCCCCTCAAATAGCAAGCCAGTTTAGCTGGAGAATCAGCATCCTGGCAACATCATTACCAGCTTTTATTAGTGTATTTATCATTTATAAATTCGTTAAAGAGAATCCTGACTCAGGTTTAGAGTTAAAAAAATCTAAAATAAATTTAGAACGAAAAGAACCAGGCATTCAAACAGAAGCCTCTCCATCACCTGAAGGTGGTTTTAAAGGGCCTGCAATTATAACGACATCTTATATGGGGCATATGTGGGAATTATATGGTTTCTGGGGCTGGATAGGACCTTTTATGGTTTCAGCGGCTGCTGCTGTCGGTTACGAATATTCCACAGCATCAGTTATTGGCGGCAGGTTAGCAGCTATCATTATTTTAATAGGCGCACCGGCAGTCTGGTTAATGGGTAAAGTTAGCGATATAATAGGTAGAACTAAAACTATTATTATCTGCTCAATAGCAAGTTTAATAGCTCAATTTTTCTTTGGGTTTCTACATGGCGGTTCATTAATTATTATAACAGTTATAGGTCTCTGGATTGGTTTCTGGGTCATTTCAGATTCAGCCTGTCATTCAACTGGTCTAACAGAAATGGTCCAACCAGAAATCAGAGCACGATCATTAGGCATCCAGAACGCATTAGGTTTTATGGTAACTGCTGTATCACCAACAGTATTTGGATATATCCTGGAAATTTATAATGAAGGTATAAACAATATAACTTTTGCTTCTAATTGGGGCTTGCCATTTTTAACTCTGGGACTGGGTGCAATTTTATCCCCTGTTGCAGTTTTTATTTTACGTAAAGTACCCCAGTCAGACCTAATGGCTGATGGAAATAAATAA
- a CDS encoding ABC transporter permease, which translates to MIQDTFKLFVGNKKALVGLTIFLIFLIIAIFAPIIAPYEIRQSSDEDGQFPMRAEPGGKHLLGTSHAGYDIFSRLIHGTRLTLMVGIITGTISTFVALTVGLLSGYLGGRADDFLSFINNIFLVIPSLPLIIVIASYITMRGIMPIILVLSLTGWAWGARVIRSQVMSMREREFVQVAEVLGESTLVIIFREILPNIISLVMVTFFTSTMAAVIGQATLEFIGLGNMAAVTWGTMLYWAQNNAALLYGAWWWFLPPGLFIGMLGASFALMNFAIDEISNPKIRKR; encoded by the coding sequence ATGATTCAGGATACATTTAAATTATTTGTAGGTAATAAAAAGGCCTTAGTAGGTCTGACAATATTTTTAATATTTCTTATAATAGCTATTTTTGCACCAATTATTGCACCTTACGAAATAAGGCAATCATCAGACGAAGATGGTCAGTTTCCGATGAGAGCAGAGCCAGGAGGAAAGCATCTTTTAGGAACATCCCATGCAGGCTATGATATTTTCTCAAGGCTTATCCACGGTACCAGATTGACACTTATGGTAGGAATTATTACAGGTACAATTTCAACCTTTGTTGCCCTGACAGTTGGTTTATTAAGTGGCTATCTTGGCGGCAGAGCAGATGATTTTTTATCATTTATTAATAATATCTTTCTAGTTATTCCAAGCTTACCTTTAATTATAGTTATAGCTTCATATATTACTATGAGAGGTATAATGCCTATAATTTTAGTATTATCACTTACTGGTTGGGCCTGGGGAGCCCGGGTTATCAGGTCCCAGGTAATGTCAATGCGAGAAAGAGAATTCGTTCAGGTGGCAGAAGTTCTTGGAGAATCAACTCTGGTCATTATTTTCAGAGAAATACTGCCAAATATAATTTCTCTGGTTATGGTAACCTTCTTTACTTCAACAATGGCAGCAGTTATTGGCCAGGCCACGCTGGAGTTTATTGGACTTGGTAATATGGCAGCTGTTACCTGGGGTACAATGCTATACTGGGCTCAAAATAATGCTGCCCTTTTATATGGAGCATGGTGGTGGTTCCTGCCTCCAGGATTATTTATTGGTATGTTAGGAGCTTCATTTGCTCTAATGAACTTTGCAATTGATGAAATATCTAATCCAAAGATTAGAAAGAGGTAG
- a CDS encoding nitroreductase family protein, with protein sequence MEFEKVLFNRRSKRKFIDKEVENEKIQKLLEAAMSAPSAHNKQPWEFVVIKDNDTMDKIMEFHKYSKMLKDAPLAIAVCGDKNAYKDFWVQDCSAATQNLLLMAEDLGLGACWLGVYPVEKYYTELSDLLELPENIIPLNVIAIGYPERESRRRDRYNEDKVHYEKY encoded by the coding sequence GTGGAATTTGAAAAAGTATTATTTAACAGGCGAAGTAAGAGAAAGTTCATAGACAAAGAAGTTGAAAACGAGAAAATTCAAAAACTATTAGAGGCAGCAATGTCAGCGCCTTCAGCTCATAATAAACAACCATGGGAGTTTGTAGTTATCAAAGATAATGATACAATGGATAAAATCATGGAATTTCATAAATACTCTAAAATGCTTAAAGATGCACCACTGGCAATAGCAGTCTGTGGTGATAAAAATGCTTATAAAGATTTCTGGGTTCAGGACTGTTCAGCAGCAACTCAAAATCTGCTATTGATGGCAGAAGATTTAGGCCTGGGTGCCTGTTGGTTAGGGGTTTATCCAGTAGAAAAATACTATACAGAGTTATCAGATTTACTTGAACTCCCGGAGAATATTATTCCATTGAATGTTATTGCTATTGGCTACCCGGAGAGGGAGAGCAGAAGACGTGATCGTTATAATGAAGATAAAGTCCATTATGAAAAATATTAA